Sequence from the Chiloscyllium plagiosum isolate BGI_BamShark_2017 chromosome 34, ASM401019v2, whole genome shotgun sequence genome:
CCGGGCCTGCAGAGTTACTTTACTCTGGGCCTGTAGAGTTATTTTACTCTGGGCCTGCAGAGTTACTTTACTCTGGGCCTGCAGAGTTACTTTACTCCGGGCCTGCAGAGTTATTTTACTCTGGGCCTGCAGCGTTACTTTACTCTGGGCCTGCAGCGTTACTTTACTCTGGGCCTGCAGAGTTACTTTACTCTGGGCCTGCAGAGTTAGCTCAAGCTGCACAGAGTTGACAACAACTAAGTCCTCAGGTTcaggaaaatgaagaaatggtTGGCTGAAAGGATTAGTGCCTGTGACAGAGTGAAAGCAAGTGAGGAaatggtgtgggtgcaggtggtctgtgtccgtgtgtgatgctgtgtgcatgtgcacacacatgtgtatgcatgtgttgGAGAGAGAGGGTTAGGAAAGTGTGTTGGGTGTGTGCATTGCGGGGCGGGTCTGCATGTTGGGTTATAACCTGGcgtcgtctgacttctgacccAATTCATCACAAATACGACCCCCATTTCCTACTCTAGCCAGGATCAGCCTCACCTGGTACTGCACTGCTCGCTTTCCTAACTCATTCTCTCCGTGCTTGGTCACGATCAGTCCATTCTCCTCCACAGCATGCTCTGGACAACCTCGCT
This genomic interval carries:
- the LOC122540464 gene encoding uncharacterized protein LOC122540464: MCVHMHTASHTDTDHLHPHHFLTCFHSVTGTNPFSQPFLHFPEPEDLVVVNSVQLELTLQAQSKVTLQAQSKVTLQAQSKVTLQAQSKITLQARSKVTLQAQSKVTLQAQSKITLQAQSKVTLQARSKVTLQAQSKVTLQVRSKITLQVRSKITLQARSKVTLQVRSKVTLQAQSKITLQARSKVTLQARSKVTLQARNTSVNMSRKVLASSLCNMSIKS